The following proteins are encoded in a genomic region of Necator americanus strain Aroian chromosome II, whole genome shotgun sequence:
- a CDS encoding hypothetical protein (NECATOR_CHRII.G6694.T1) — MDSGDGLSVSAEPGLTHDMLVSCASVRPKACNQVTGRCKGGGLESPPTNKLHMSTMGGRNILPNLMGLASCNLPTGFKFYAKYSNRKESPDSAGEPGTVAPGRTGLQESYRLPKRKRTRMAICTYNARTLASETAIEDLMMQAKKIKYDVIGLTETRPRHPIDIAFGYIRFAERE, encoded by the coding sequence atGGATTCAGGAGATGGACTCTCTGtctctgctgagccaggactgactcatgacatgcTTGTATCCTGCGCGTCGGTCCGGCcgaaagcctgcaatcaagtgactgggaggtgcaagggaggcggtttggagtcgcctccaacaaataagctccacatgtctaCTATGGGAGGACGCAACATTCTTCCAAATCTTATGGGACTAGCGTCCTGCAACCTGCCCAcgggttttaaattttatgcaaagtacagtaatagaaaagagtctcctgattccgcaggagagcctggtacggtagcgccaggtaggacggggttgcaggagtcatataggttaccaaaacggaaaaggactaggatggcgatctgcacttataacgcacgtacgcttgcatcggaaacggccatcgaagatctgatgatgcaagccaagaagatcaagtacgacgtcatcggactgaccgaaaCGAGACCACGTCACCCGATAGACATAGCATTCGGGTATATTCGTTTCGCTGAACGTGAATag
- a CDS encoding hypothetical protein (NECATOR_CHRII.G6695.T1), producing the protein MTALRTSDGTTTEKGDGESHHSSATMSTWRLTIWVKVDMSFQSATLEDAMRGLEWDNMDRKADDRHLHHLRFDDIVLITSSIDHERRMLAEFDET; encoded by the exons atgactgctCTGCGGACATcagatggaacaactacagAGAAGGGGGATGGTGAAAGTCATCATTCCTCGGCAACCATGTCCACTTGGCGTCTCACCATCTGGGTGAAggtggacatgtcattccaaag tgccactctcgaagacgcgatgcgaggattggaatgggataacATGGATAGGAAAGCTGACGACCGGCACTtgcaccatcttcgtttcgatgacatcgttctgataacatcaagcatcGATCACGAGAGAcggatgctggccgaatttgatgaaacgtga